In Oceanobacillus sp. FSL K6-2867, one DNA window encodes the following:
- a CDS encoding exodeoxyribonuclease VII small subunit yields the protein MKNEDISFEEAMNKLEEIVSKLEEGDVPLEKAINYYQDGMNLSKICGDKLKHVQEKMTQIMNEQGEVVPFDIQEEE from the coding sequence ATGAAAAATGAAGATATATCATTTGAAGAAGCGATGAATAAGCTTGAAGAAATCGTCTCTAAGCTGGAAGAGGGAGATGTCCCATTAGAAAAGGCGATTAATTATTATCAGGATGGAATGAATTTATCGAAAATATGCGGGGATAAACTTAAGCATGTACAAGAAAAAATGACTCAAATTATGAATGAACAAGGTGAAGTAGTGCCATTCGATATACAGGAGGAAGAATAA
- a CDS encoding Asp23/Gls24 family envelope stress response protein has product MSEQPLLNVSDNTALGKVEIAPEVIEVIAGIAATEVEGVHAMRGNFATGVAERFGKKAHNKGIKVELLDDGVSIDVYVILNFGVSIPQVAQKLQTNIRQTLTNMTALELKEINVHVVGVQMSGREDAEAQE; this is encoded by the coding sequence ATGAGTGAACAACCATTGTTAAATGTAAGTGACAATACTGCTTTAGGGAAAGTAGAGATTGCTCCTGAGGTTATAGAAGTGATTGCAGGAATTGCTGCCACCGAAGTAGAAGGTGTCCATGCAATGCGAGGCAATTTTGCAACTGGAGTGGCCGAACGTTTTGGCAAAAAAGCGCATAATAAAGGTATTAAAGTAGAGCTTCTAGATGATGGGGTTTCCATTGACGTGTATGTTATATTAAACTTTGGAGTTTCTATTCCACAAGTAGCCCAGAAACTTCAAACAAATATTAGACAAACATTAACAAATATGACTGCACTAGAGTTAAAAGAAATTAATGTTCATGTAGTCGGTGTACAAATGAGTGGCAGAGAAGACGCAGAAGCACAGGAATAA
- the accB gene encoding acetyl-CoA carboxylase biotin carboxyl carrier protein produces the protein MLKVQELREIIELIDQSSITEFTYEAEGATVSLKKAGNENIAVVSEATVQAKPVQAKPQVQVAEEQPVSPEVQPAAAKTADYDHEIVSPMVGTFYAASSPESDPFVSKGSSVEANTVVCIVEAMKLFNEIEAEVSGEIVEVLVENGELVEYGQPLFRVKK, from the coding sequence ATGTTAAAAGTACAAGAATTACGTGAGATTATAGAACTAATCGATCAATCTTCCATTACGGAATTTACTTATGAGGCAGAAGGTGCGACTGTATCATTGAAAAAAGCAGGCAATGAAAACATAGCTGTTGTTTCAGAGGCCACTGTTCAGGCTAAACCTGTGCAAGCAAAACCTCAGGTTCAGGTAGCAGAAGAACAGCCTGTGAGTCCTGAAGTACAACCAGCTGCTGCAAAAACTGCAGATTATGATCATGAAATTGTATCTCCAATGGTTGGAACATTTTACGCTGCTTCTTCACCAGAAAGTGACCCATTTGTTTCAAAAGGAAGTTCTGTAGAAGCAAATACGGTCGTATGTATTGTTGAAGCAATGAAATTATTTAATGAGATTGAAGCGGAAGTCTCTGGTGAAATCGTAGAAGTACTTGTTGAAAATGGTGAACTAGTTGAGTACGGTCAACCATTATTCAGAGTTAAGAAGTAA
- the accC gene encoding acetyl-CoA carboxylase biotin carboxylase subunit gives MIKKVLIANRGEIAVRIIRACKELDIETVAIYSEADKESLHVQLADEAYCVGPKLSKDSYLNFTNIISVATMTNVDAIHPGYGFLAENADFAEICRECNITFVGPSPEAIQKMGIKDVARETMKQADVPIVPGSDGIVEDEAQAKEVAAEIGYPVIIKATAGGGGKGIRVARSEEELVKGIQVTQKEAETAFGNPGVYIEKFIEDFRHVEIQVLADTYGNTVHLGERDCSIQRRLQKLVEETPSPALTPEIRKQMGEASVNAAKAVNYVGAGTIEFIFDRKSQQFYFMEMNTRIQVEHPVTEMVTGIDLIKEQIRIANGEKLSFEQADIEFDGWSIECRINAENPFKNFMPSAGEIDMYLPPGGLGVRIDSAAYSGYKIPPYYDSMIAKLITYAPTREEAIKRMKRALDEFVIEGVHTTIPFHRLIMSNDVFINGDFNTNFLEEHPILEDKA, from the coding sequence TTGATTAAAAAGGTTTTAATTGCTAACAGAGGAGAGATTGCAGTTCGTATTATTCGAGCTTGTAAAGAACTTGATATTGAAACGGTTGCGATATACTCTGAAGCAGATAAAGAATCATTACATGTTCAACTAGCTGACGAGGCATATTGTGTTGGTCCCAAACTAAGTAAAGACAGCTATTTGAATTTCACAAATATTATTAGCGTTGCAACCATGACGAATGTAGATGCGATTCACCCTGGCTATGGATTTTTAGCTGAGAATGCTGATTTTGCTGAAATTTGCAGGGAATGCAATATTACTTTTGTTGGACCTTCACCAGAAGCGATTCAGAAAATGGGGATAAAAGATGTTGCAAGAGAAACAATGAAACAAGCCGATGTGCCAATCGTTCCAGGTTCTGACGGAATTGTTGAAGATGAAGCACAAGCAAAAGAAGTTGCTGCAGAAATCGGATATCCAGTTATTATTAAGGCTACTGCAGGCGGAGGCGGTAAAGGAATCCGTGTTGCACGTTCAGAAGAAGAACTTGTCAAAGGTATTCAAGTAACACAGAAGGAAGCAGAAACAGCTTTCGGTAATCCTGGTGTATATATTGAGAAATTTATTGAAGATTTCCGTCACGTTGAAATTCAAGTTTTAGCAGACACATATGGCAACACAGTTCATCTAGGTGAAAGAGATTGTTCAATCCAAAGAAGGCTCCAGAAACTGGTTGAAGAGACTCCATCTCCTGCATTAACTCCAGAAATCCGTAAGCAAATGGGAGAAGCTTCTGTAAATGCAGCTAAAGCTGTTAATTATGTTGGTGCTGGTACGATTGAATTTATTTTTGATCGCAAGAGTCAGCAATTTTACTTTATGGAAATGAATACCCGTATCCAGGTAGAGCATCCCGTTACAGAGATGGTAACTGGTATTGATTTAATTAAAGAGCAAATTCGAATTGCGAACGGGGAGAAGCTATCCTTCGAGCAAGCAGATATCGAGTTTGATGGCTGGTCGATTGAATGTCGTATAAATGCAGAAAACCCATTTAAAAATTTCATGCCTTCAGCAGGTGAGATTGATATGTATTTACCTCCAGGCGGGCTCGGGGTTCGAATTGACTCTGCAGCTTATTCCGGTTATAAAATACCACCATACTATGATTCCATGATTGCTAAGCTGATCACATATGCGCCTACGAGAGAGGAAGCAATTAAGCGAATGAAACGTGCATTGGATGAGTTTGTTATCGAAGGTGTGCATACAACAATTCCATTCCATCGTTTAATTATGAGTAATGATGTATTTATTAATGGTGATTTCAATACGAACTTCCTGGAAGAACATCCAATACTTGAAGACAAAGCGTAA
- the folD gene encoding bifunctional methylenetetrahydrofolate dehydrogenase/methenyltetrahydrofolate cyclohydrolase FolD yields MTAEIINGKELSTELKLEMKEEVEKLKELGLTPHLTVVLVGENPASKSYVKGKEKAAAETGISSSLIELSASTSEAELLQLIQELNEDKTVHGILVQLPLPEQIREEKVIETIHPNKDVDGFHPISIGKMMTGEDTFLPCTPYGIITMLKSKDIEIEGKHAVIIGRSNIVGKPIGQLLLNENATVTYCHSRTKNLQEIASNADILIAAIGRAHAITAEYVKEGAVVIDVGINRLENGSLTGDVDFENAKEKASYITPVPRGVGPMTITMLLKNTIKAAKGLSKIEG; encoded by the coding sequence ATGACAGCAGAAATTATCAACGGGAAAGAATTATCTACAGAATTAAAGCTAGAAATGAAAGAGGAAGTGGAAAAGCTTAAAGAGCTTGGGCTTACACCGCATTTAACAGTAGTTCTTGTAGGAGAGAATCCTGCCTCTAAATCGTATGTAAAGGGAAAAGAAAAGGCTGCTGCAGAAACAGGGATTTCATCATCATTAATCGAATTGTCTGCATCGACTTCAGAAGCAGAATTACTGCAATTGATACAGGAGCTGAATGAAGATAAGACTGTCCATGGTATACTTGTACAACTTCCGCTTCCAGAGCAAATCAGAGAAGAGAAAGTAATTGAAACAATACATCCAAATAAAGATGTTGATGGATTTCATCCGATTAGCATTGGAAAAATGATGACTGGAGAAGATACGTTCCTTCCGTGCACTCCATATGGCATTATTACGATGTTAAAATCAAAGGATATTGAAATTGAAGGTAAGCACGCGGTAATTATTGGCCGAAGTAACATTGTAGGTAAGCCGATTGGACAATTATTGCTCAATGAAAATGCAACAGTTACTTACTGTCATTCTCGAACAAAAAACCTTCAAGAGATCGCGTCAAATGCAGACATATTAATCGCTGCTATTGGAAGAGCACATGCAATCACTGCTGAGTATGTAAAAGAAGGAGCGGTTGTAATTGATGTTGGAATCAATCGATTAGAGAATGGTTCATTAACTGGGGATGTAGATTTTGAAAATGCAAAAGAGAAAGCATCGTATATTACGCCAGTACCAAGAGGCGTTGGACCAATGACAATTACGATGTTGCTGAAAAACACAATCAAGGCTGCAAAGGGATTGTCCAAAATTGAAGGATAA
- the nusB gene encoding transcription antitermination factor NusB produces MKRHTAREKAFQILFQLDINDNEPQELIRDFLENEEPDAFLKGLVEGVTAHKFDIDSIISENLENWTLNRVASVERTILRIATYELRYMEDIPNNVSINEAVELGNTYGDDKSGKFINGVLSKIVD; encoded by the coding sequence ATGAAACGACATACCGCCAGAGAAAAAGCATTTCAAATACTGTTTCAATTAGATATAAATGATAATGAACCTCAAGAGTTAATCCGTGATTTTTTAGAAAACGAAGAGCCTGATGCTTTTTTAAAAGGGTTAGTAGAAGGGGTTACCGCACATAAATTTGACATTGACTCAATTATTTCTGAAAACCTTGAAAATTGGACATTAAATCGTGTTGCTTCAGTTGAGCGTACGATCTTACGTATCGCTACATATGAATTACGTTATATGGAAGATATACCTAATAATGTATCAATTAATGAAGCTGTAGAATTAGGTAATACATATGGTGACGATAAATCAGGTAAGTTTATTAATGGTGTTTTATCCAAAATTGTAGACTAA
- the xseA gene encoding exodeoxyribonuclease VII large subunit, with translation MKDKYLTVTALTKYMKRKIDMDPHLHNIWLRGEISNFKHHTRGHMYMTIKDDQTRIQAVMFAGNNRNMKFQPENGMNVLIKGEISVYEAYGQYQLYITQMEPDGIGALYLAFEQLKDKLHKEGLFDPIHKKDIPAFPEHIGVITSPTGAAIRDIITTIKRRYPSCAITVLPVLVQGANAAASIKNAIDTANERGHFDTLIVGRGGGSIEELWSFNEEIVARAIFASRIPVISAVGHETDTTIIDFVSDLRAPTPTGAAELAVPSKVELADRIGTLRKILIRNMEREIINHKQYLARIMQSYAFRYPEQLIKQKEQELDKQIEQLQRSMQKKTNEQEQAFSYLIKRLQAQHPNKQIEQAQSNLNKALRQQHYYMTQIMNQHEIKLANAIDKLSLVNPLEIMKRGFALPYSTHGEMIKSVSRVDKNDNITVRLHDGQLSCKVLKVEEGTANEK, from the coding sequence TTGAAGGATAAATATTTGACAGTCACCGCACTGACAAAATATATGAAGCGTAAAATAGATATGGATCCACATCTCCATAATATATGGCTCAGGGGTGAAATTTCCAATTTTAAGCACCATACCCGTGGCCATATGTACATGACCATTAAGGATGATCAAACAAGAATCCAAGCCGTAATGTTTGCCGGAAATAATCGAAACATGAAGTTCCAGCCAGAAAATGGGATGAATGTACTGATTAAAGGGGAAATCAGTGTATATGAGGCTTACGGACAATATCAGCTTTATATCACACAAATGGAACCTGATGGTATTGGAGCGCTGTATTTAGCTTTTGAACAATTGAAGGATAAACTACATAAAGAAGGTCTTTTTGACCCAATTCATAAAAAAGACATACCAGCCTTTCCAGAACATATTGGCGTTATCACATCGCCAACTGGGGCTGCCATAAGAGATATTATAACGACAATTAAACGACGTTACCCAAGTTGTGCAATTACTGTGCTTCCAGTACTCGTCCAAGGTGCAAACGCGGCAGCTTCCATAAAAAATGCGATTGATACAGCAAATGAAAGAGGACATTTCGATACATTGATTGTTGGTCGGGGTGGTGGCTCAATTGAGGAGTTATGGAGCTTCAATGAAGAAATCGTAGCCCGTGCAATTTTTGCATCGAGAATTCCAGTTATTTCAGCTGTAGGTCATGAAACAGATACAACAATAATTGATTTTGTTTCAGACTTACGTGCTCCAACACCAACAGGTGCAGCAGAGCTTGCAGTCCCATCAAAAGTCGAATTAGCTGATAGGATAGGGACACTTCGGAAAATTTTAATCAGAAACATGGAGCGAGAGATTATTAATCATAAACAGTATCTTGCAAGAATTATGCAGTCTTATGCATTTCGTTATCCAGAACAACTGATTAAACAAAAGGAACAGGAATTGGATAAACAGATTGAGCAATTACAACGCAGTATGCAAAAGAAAACTAACGAACAGGAACAAGCTTTTAGTTATCTGATTAAACGTCTTCAAGCACAGCATCCTAATAAACAGATAGAACAGGCACAATCAAATTTAAATAAAGCGTTAAGGCAGCAGCATTATTATATGACACAAATTATGAACCAGCATGAAATAAAATTAGCCAATGCTATAGACAAATTGTCTTTGGTTAATCCCCTGGAGATTATGAAACGCGGATTTGCTTTACCATATTCAACTCATGGAGAAATGATTAAATCTGTTTCGCGCGTAGATAAAAATGATAATATAACGGTTCGCCTGCACGATGGCCAGTTAAGTTGTAAAGTATTAAAGGTAGAGGAGGGAACTGCAAATGAAAAATGA